One part of the Vicia villosa cultivar HV-30 ecotype Madison, WI linkage group LG6, Vvil1.0, whole genome shotgun sequence genome encodes these proteins:
- the LOC131609464 gene encoding uncharacterized protein LOC131609464, producing MCILCVIQKLSRRVATVLPWLVIPLIGLWALSQLLPPAFRFEITSPRLACVFVLLVTLFWYEILMPQLSAWRVRRNARLRERKRFEALEMQKLRKTATRRCRNCYNPYRDQNPGGGRFMCSYCGHVSKRPALDLPPGLAISNSGIVKELVGKSGKILNGKGWSENGWMCSQDFLENGNWVGGPIPGNPSNWKSNENAGLFGADEHCVTERSYSGILFFICKLLTSFFLSIRWLWRKIFRISSREECSSDAEHRALAKRGENGESLNESRGEKARRKAEEKRQARLEKELLEEEERKQREEVARLVEERRRLRDEKAEAEKDRMRSLNPSKETNSRKETEKKRQEKRRDKDKGSSKSNSDVEELERRAGKENERKRDVEKKSETDRREHQKSGLENGKGQSTDNAHSKNMTANNYNRGNTGTRYFDRVRGTFLSSSKAFGFGRGTSSPATVVKETKFNSSADHVYNSASKRDICPPERPTAKTNSNGDDRNINHSVLPEPKPWTAPKMSWHQLFTRSSSVPQSSNSNVICRPNSKTQAEAKSPQSSGQSPVTQSFNNPIHFGLPSPFNISTHPNGGSASSSLGFSPAIEQLFSPVRNASHDFRHDEQELFEDPCYDPIPASLLGPVSESLENFQLDLGTGFGTDIEVAKPHSLKNISAGSDFNKLSPIESPLSREKHASPADDAAASDKGTWQMWSTSPLGQEGLGLVGGPGSWLLSSQRNVPNKDDFMLPSQKTMASLFNKDDNMISNTHSPQNVFLPNGQSGGNISPVTSSNSYDPWSQSTFFPPFSSGFTSQEAAPQNEIIYGSPNGTASSHLLEGSPANSWSKKEWPIHGSTESIGKSSNTRLLNGGLQPTSDVQSFWSFD from the exons ATGTGTATACTGTGTGTGATTCAGAAGTTGTCTCGCCGGGTTGCTACAGTGCTACCATGGTTGGTTATTCCGTTAATAGGGCTATGGGCACTTTCTCAGCTTCTTCCGCCGGCGTTTCGGTTTGAGATTACTTCGCCTCGTTTGGCTTGTGTATTTGTGTTGTTGGTTACTCTCTTTTGGTATGAGATTTTGATGCCTCAGTTGTCGGCTTGGCGGGTGAGGAGGAATGCTAGGCTTAGGGAGAGGAAGAGGTTTGAGGCTTTAGAGATGCAGAAGCTACGGAAGACTGCTACGAGGAGGTGTCGCAACTGTTATAATCCGTATAGGGATCAAAACCCTGGTGGGGGTCGGTTCATGTGTTCCTATTGTGGGCATGTTTCGAAGAGACCGGCATTAGACTTGCCTCCTGGGTTGGCGATTTCTAATTCTGGCATTGTTAAGGAGTTGGTTGGGAAAAGTGGCAAGATATTAAATGGCAAGGGTTGGTCTGAAAATGGATGGATGTGTAGTCAAGattttttggagaatggaaattGGGTAGGTGGGCCTATTCCAGGTAATCCTAGCAACTGGAAGAGCAATGAGAATGCTGGTCTTTTTGGAGCAGATGAGCATTGCGTAACAGAGAGGTCGTATTCTggtattttgtttttcatttgtaAACTTTTAACATCTTTTTTCTTGAGCATTAGATGGCTCTGGAGAAAGATTTTTAGAATTAGTTCAAGGGAAGAATGTTCCTCGGATGCTGAACATAGGGCACTAGCGAAACGGGGTGAGAATGGAGAAAGTCTCAATGAAAGTAGAGGGGAAAAAGCACGCAGGAAAGCTGAGGAAAAAAGGCAGGCAAGGCTAGAGAAAGAACTCTTGGAGGAGGAAGAAAGAAAACAGAGGGAGGAGGTTGCTAGGTTAGTGGAGGAGCGTAGGAGACTGAGAGATGAGAAAGCAGAAGCTGAAAAAGATCGAATGAGATCATTAAATCCGAGTAAGGAGACAAACAGCAGGAAGGAAACTGAAAAGAAGCGGcaggaaaaaagaagagataaaGATAAAGGTTCTAGTAAGAGCAACTCTGATGTGGAAGAATTGGAAAGAAGAGCTGGAAAGGAAAATGAACGGAAGCGTGATGTTGAGAAAAAAAGTGAAACAGATCGTAGAGAGCATCAGAAATCTGGGTTAGAGAATGGCAAGGGACAGAGTACAGACAATGCACATAGTAAAAATATGACTGCAAACAATTATAATCGAGGAAATACTGGAACCAGGTACTTTGATCGCGTGCGGGGTACATTTCTGTCTTCTTCGAAAGCATTTGGTTTTGGAAGGGGAACTAGTAGTCCGGCCACTGTGGTGAAAGAAACCAAGTTTAACAGTTCTGCAGATCATGTTTATAATTCCGCCAGCAAGAGAGATATTTGTCCTCCTGAACGTCCAACTGCAAAAACCAATTCGAATGGAGATGATAGGAATATCAATCACTCT GTACTCCCAGAACCAAAGCCGTGGACGGCGCCTAAAATGTCATGGCATCAATTATTTACTCGATCTTCATCTGTTCCACAATCCTCAAATTCAAATGTAATATGTAGACCAAATTCCAAAACTCAAGCAGAAGCCAAAAGCCCTCAGTCATCTGGCCAGTCACCAGTTACTCAATCTTTTAATAATCCGATTCATTTTGGTCTTCCGTCACCGTTTAATATTTCCACCCACCCAAATGGTGGATCAGCCAGTAGCAGTTTAGGTTTTTCTCCTGCAATTGAACAATTATTCTCTCCAGTTAGAAATGCATCACATGATTTTAGACACGATGAACAAGAGCTTTTTGAAGACCCATGTTATGATCCGATTCCAGCTTCCTTGCTTGGGCCTGTTTCAGAGTCTCTTGAAAATTTTCAGTTGGACTTGGGAACTGGCTTTGGAACAGACATTGAAGTAGCAAAGCCTCACTCTTTAAAAAACATATCTGCTGGTTCTGATTTTAATAAGCTATCTCCGATTGAGTCTCCATTGTCCCGTGAAAAGCATGCTTCTCCTGCAGATGATGCAGCTGCAAGTGATAAGGGAACATGGCAGATGTGGAGTACTTCACCACTTGGTCAGGAAGGTTTAGGCTTGGTAGGTGGCCCTGGAAGTTGGCTTTTATCTTCACAGAGAAATGTGCCAAACAAGGATGATTTCATGCTTCCATCTCAGAAGACTATGGCTTCCCTTTTCAACAAAGATGATAACATGATTTCCAATACACATTCCCCTCAGAATGTTTTtcttcctaatggtcagagtggCGGGAACATTAGCCCTGTTACAAGTTCAAATAGTTATGATCCATGGTCTCAAAGTACTTTCTTCCCACCATTTTCAAGTGGCTTTACAAGCCAGGAGGCAGCTCCACAGAATGAAATTATATATGGAAGTCCCAATGGAACTGCTAGTAGCCATTTACTTGAGGGTTCTCCGGCTAACAGTTGGTCCAA AAAGGAATGGCCTATACATGGTTCCACGGAAAGCATAGGGAAGTCATCTAATACACGTCTGCTTAATGGAGGTCTACAACCAACCTCAGATGTACAGTCGTTTTGGTCATTTGATTAA